TCGAGGTTTCATTGTAGGCGACCGCCTGACCCTGGCCGACGTGTGCTTCGTGGCTGAGCTCGGGCTGTTCCATAACGAGAAGCCGCGCGCCCGAGATCTGAAGAAGCGAGGACTAGAGCCGATTCTGGCTGGGAACGTCGACGAGCAGTTTCCGGATGCTATGGCTCACTTCGCGAAACTGTCGAAACATCCAGCATTCGCTCCCGATATCGACCGGTACATGCAAAAAATCGAACGGGCGACAGCGTGAGCGACCGATGGCTCGTGGCGAAGCACCGGCCGCGGAATATTTCTTCGGCAGTAAATCCCTTACGCTGCAGCAGCTGCTGCCCCCAATTTCCGCAGCACTGTTACATCTCGACGAAAGGAAACCATCATGAGTGAAAAAGAAGAGTTCGAAAAGCTCCCGGAAGCAATGCCGAAGTGGCTCACGGACCACGTGGAGCTCTATCTGTCCGAGCCCGAGAAGGCCCATCTGTGGGACTCGACCATTGGCGGCGGACCCGGCCCGCTGCCGACGCTGCTCCTGATCGCGCGCGGCGCGAAGAGCGGGAAGCTCCGTCCGCTGCCGCTCCTATACCAGGAGATGGATGGTAAGTACGTCGTCATCGGCTCGAAGGGCGGCGCGCCGACGCCTCCGGGCTGGTACGTGAATCTGAAGGCGAATCCGGAGTGCGAGATCCGAGTGGGCGCGAAGCGCATGCACGCCCGCGCGCGCACGGCGAGCGGCGACGAACGAACGCGCGGCTGGCAGAAGATGGCCGCGATGTATCCGCCCTACGACGACTACCAGAAGCGGGCGGGCTCACGGCAGATCCCGGTGGTGGTGCTGGAGCCGATTGGCTCGGTGTGAGCGCGAGGCTCGTCGAACGGCGTCGTAACCGATCACGCTTGTTCAGTCGTCAATGCTCAATTGACGTTTGGGGCGCCGAGCGAGGCGCGGCGATGGGGAAAATGTTCGCGCCAGCTTGCCGTGTAAGATTCCTCCTTTATCACTTCCAATTAGGAACCTAGTTTTGAATCGCGGGTTGTGCAAAACTATCGGGTAGATGCGCTGGCAACAAATCGACACGATGACCTGCTCAGTCGCCCGAACCCTGTCGGTGGTCGGCGACCGCTGGACGATGCTGATCATACGCGACGTGTTTCTGGGTATCAGCAGGTTTGACG
This region of Candidatus Binataceae bacterium genomic DNA includes:
- a CDS encoding nitroreductase family deazaflavin-dependent oxidoreductase is translated as MSEKEEFEKLPEAMPKWLTDHVELYLSEPEKAHLWDSTIGGGPGPLPTLLLIARGAKSGKLRPLPLLYQEMDGKYVVIGSKGGAPTPPGWYVNLKANPECEIRVGAKRMHARARTASGDERTRGWQKMAAMYPPYDDYQKRAGSRQIPVVVLEPIGSV
- a CDS encoding glutathione binding-like protein, with amino-acid sequence MRAVARLGDAKLGVYGKDPYETSRIDSFLDASLVFARDSQIYLLALGSGSLSEEIYHRTREAFAVYMAGINSALSAGRGFIVGDRLTLADVCFVAELGLFHNEKPRARDLKKRGLEPILAGNVDEQFPDAMAHFAKLSKHPAFAPDIDRYMQKIERATA